Proteins from a genomic interval of Kitasatospora herbaricolor:
- the pgi gene encoding glucose-6-phosphate isomerase, translated as MSELDARPGANGRTPLDRTPEWAALGKHRSELGELHLRELFAADPERGRRYTLQVGDLHVDYAKHLVTDRTLDLLRALAEATDVAGLRDAMFRGEKINTTEDRAVLHTALRAPRDAVIEVDGENVVPAVHAVLDKMGVFAEKVRSGEWTGHTGRRIRTVVNIGIGGSDLGPAMAYEVLRSYTARDLDVRFVSNVDGADLHEAVRDLDAAETLFIVASKTFTTIETITNATSARDWLLTELRAGTDAVAKHFVALSTNAEGVADFGIDVANMFEFWDWVGGRYSYDSAIGLSLMIAIGPEQFREMLDGFHLVDEHFRTAPPEQNVPLLLGLLGVWYGAFFDAQAHAVLPYSHYLSKFTAYLQQLDMESNGKSVDRDGNPVGWQTGPVVWGTPGTNGQHAYYQLLHQGTKVIPADFIGFAEPVADLLPGLVAQHDLLLANFFAQTQALAFGKTPEEVAAEGVPAELVPHKTFKGNHPTTTVLAGSLTPSVLGQLVALYEHKVFVQGAIWNIDSFDQWGVELGKVLAKRIEPVLLTGEGTEALDSSTAELVARYRALRGR; from the coding sequence ATGTCGGAACTGGACGCCCGCCCGGGGGCCAACGGCCGCACCCCGCTGGACCGCACCCCCGAGTGGGCCGCGCTCGGCAAGCACCGGTCGGAGCTCGGCGAGCTGCACCTGCGCGAACTGTTCGCCGCCGACCCCGAGCGGGGCCGCCGCTACACCCTGCAGGTCGGCGACCTGCATGTCGACTACGCCAAGCACCTGGTGACGGACCGCACGCTCGACCTGCTGCGCGCCCTCGCCGAGGCCACCGACGTGGCCGGTCTGCGCGACGCGATGTTCCGCGGCGAGAAGATCAACACCACCGAGGACCGCGCCGTCCTGCACACCGCGCTGCGCGCCCCGCGCGACGCCGTGATCGAGGTGGACGGCGAGAACGTGGTGCCCGCCGTGCACGCCGTCCTGGACAAGATGGGCGTCTTCGCCGAGAAGGTCCGCTCCGGCGAGTGGACCGGCCACACCGGCAGGCGGATCCGCACCGTCGTCAACATCGGCATCGGCGGCTCCGACCTCGGCCCGGCGATGGCGTACGAGGTGCTGCGCTCCTACACCGCCCGCGACCTGGACGTCCGCTTCGTCTCCAACGTGGACGGCGCCGACCTGCACGAGGCGGTCCGCGACCTGGACGCCGCCGAGACGCTGTTCATCGTCGCCTCCAAGACCTTCACCACCATCGAGACCATCACCAACGCCACCTCCGCGCGGGACTGGCTGCTCACCGAGCTGCGGGCCGGCACCGACGCGGTGGCCAAGCACTTCGTCGCGCTCTCCACCAACGCCGAGGGCGTGGCGGACTTCGGCATCGACGTGGCCAACATGTTCGAGTTCTGGGACTGGGTCGGCGGCCGCTACTCCTACGACTCCGCGATCGGCCTCTCGCTGATGATCGCGATCGGGCCGGAGCAGTTCCGCGAGATGCTCGACGGCTTCCACCTGGTCGACGAGCACTTCCGCACCGCCCCGCCGGAGCAGAACGTCCCGCTGCTGCTCGGCCTGCTCGGTGTCTGGTACGGCGCCTTCTTCGACGCCCAGGCCCACGCGGTGCTGCCGTACTCGCACTACCTGTCGAAGTTCACCGCCTACCTGCAGCAGCTGGACATGGAGTCCAACGGCAAGTCGGTCGACCGGGACGGCAACCCCGTCGGCTGGCAGACCGGCCCGGTGGTCTGGGGCACCCCCGGCACCAACGGCCAGCACGCCTACTACCAGCTGCTGCACCAGGGCACCAAGGTGATCCCGGCCGACTTCATCGGCTTCGCCGAGCCGGTCGCCGACCTGCTGCCGGGCCTGGTCGCCCAGCACGACCTGCTGCTCGCCAACTTCTTCGCGCAGACCCAGGCGCTGGCCTTCGGCAAGACGCCGGAGGAGGTCGCGGCCGAGGGCGTGCCGGCCGAGCTGGTGCCGCACAAGACCTTCAAGGGCAATCACCCGACCACCACCGTCCTGGCCGGCTCGCTGACCCCGTCGGTGCTCGGCCAGCTGGTCGCGCTGTACGAGCACAAGGTGTTCGTCCAGGGCGCGATCTGGAACATCGACTCCTTCGACCAGTGGGGCGTCGAGCTGGGCAAGGTGCTCGCCAAGCGGATCGAGCCGGTGCTGCTCACCGGTGAGGGCACCGAGGCGCTGGACAGCTCCACCGCCGAGCTGGTCGCGCGCTACCGCGCGCTGCGCGGCCGCTGA
- a CDS encoding Na+/H+ antiporter, whose product MGQLPLFFLVLLASVVTIPLARRTGVPQPVLMTLLGLGMALVPQIPDIAIDPELILPLVLPPLIFAVARRSSVRYFRANVRSILLLAVALVVVTTVAVAGTVHWLLPALPMGAAIAVGALVSPPDPVAAVAVAGAVGLPRRLVSVLESEGLFNDVTAIVIYSLAIEAVVSGDFSAEHAVLRFVLSAVVAVVVGIGLGWVNSKLAGILEDPTQQVALNLLVPFAAYALAEEIHGSGVLAVVICALYLAERAADADEVAYRLVGNAFWEIVEILITGFAFGLIGLELATVMKEAGTGWTSMLGDAATVIAVVVLVRLLWLLPAGWLSKRLGADDGEDTPISWQESVVLWWSGMRGVATVALALAVPLTVHSGEAFPQRGRLVFIAFGVVLFTLLVQGLSLPMLVRLLHLDADHDAHEQAVRELWWRAAKAGLDRLVELEEQEDLSVELVDRLRDRQHSRLARLCPEKYAAEEAAEARQRASQWREAHTVEQEMIAASRREMIVARSEPGADPELVDQVLRGLDLRSERT is encoded by the coding sequence GTGGGCCAGCTGCCCCTGTTCTTCCTGGTGCTGCTCGCCTCGGTGGTCACCATCCCGCTGGCCCGCCGCACCGGGGTCCCGCAGCCCGTCCTGATGACCCTGCTCGGGCTGGGCATGGCGCTGGTGCCGCAGATCCCCGACATCGCCATCGACCCCGAGCTGATCCTGCCGCTGGTCCTGCCGCCGCTGATCTTCGCGGTCGCCCGGCGCTCCTCGGTCCGCTACTTCCGGGCCAACGTCCGCTCGATCCTGCTGCTCGCGGTCGCCCTGGTGGTGGTCACCACCGTCGCCGTCGCCGGCACCGTCCACTGGCTGCTGCCCGCCCTGCCGATGGGCGCCGCCATCGCCGTCGGCGCGCTGGTCAGCCCGCCGGACCCGGTGGCCGCCGTCGCCGTGGCCGGCGCGGTGGGGCTCCCGCGCCGGCTGGTCTCCGTGCTGGAGAGCGAGGGCCTGTTCAACGACGTCACCGCCATCGTGATCTACTCGCTGGCCATCGAGGCGGTGGTCAGCGGCGACTTCTCGGCCGAGCACGCGGTGCTGCGCTTCGTGCTGTCCGCGGTGGTCGCCGTCGTCGTCGGCATCGGCCTCGGCTGGGTCAACAGCAAGCTCGCCGGGATCCTGGAGGACCCGACCCAACAGGTCGCCCTCAACCTGCTGGTGCCCTTCGCCGCGTACGCCCTGGCCGAGGAGATCCACGGCTCCGGCGTGCTCGCCGTCGTGATCTGCGCCCTCTACCTGGCCGAACGCGCCGCCGACGCCGACGAGGTCGCCTACCGGCTGGTCGGCAACGCCTTCTGGGAGATCGTCGAGATCCTGATCACCGGCTTCGCCTTCGGTCTGATCGGCCTGGAACTGGCCACCGTCATGAAGGAGGCCGGCACCGGCTGGACCAGCATGCTCGGCGACGCCGCCACCGTGATCGCCGTGGTCGTCCTGGTCCGGCTGCTCTGGCTGCTCCCGGCCGGCTGGCTCTCCAAGCGGCTGGGCGCAGACGACGGCGAGGACACCCCGATCAGCTGGCAGGAGAGCGTGGTGCTCTGGTGGTCCGGGATGCGGGGCGTGGCGACCGTCGCGCTGGCCCTGGCCGTCCCGCTCACCGTGCACTCCGGCGAGGCCTTCCCCCAGCGCGGCCGGCTGGTCTTCATCGCCTTCGGCGTGGTGCTCTTCACCCTGCTGGTCCAGGGCCTCTCGCTGCCGATGCTGGTCCGGCTGCTGCACCTGGACGCCGACCACGACGCCCACGAGCAGGCCGTCCGCGAACTCTGGTGGCGGGCCGCCAAGGCCGGCCTGGACCGGCTCGTCGAGCTGGAGGAGCAGGAGGACCTCTCGGTCGAACTGGTCGACCGGCTGCGCGACCGCCAGCACTCCCGGCTGGCCCGGCTCTGCCCCGAGAAGTACGCGGCCGAGGAGGCCGCCGAGGCCCGCCAGCGGGCCTCCCAGTGGCGCGAGGCGCACACCGTGGAACAGGAGATGATCGCCGCCTCCCGCCGGGAGATGATCGTCGCCCGCAGCGAGCCCGGCGCCGACCCCGAACTCGTCGACCAGGTGCTGCGCGGGCTGGACCTGCGCTCCGAACGCACCTGA